The stretch of DNA gacctcgtgatccgcctgtctcggcctcccaaagtgctggggttacaggcttgagccaccgcgcccggcctctgtacTGCTTTTACTCTACAGCAGCAGAGCTGCCTTGTTGTGACAGGCtgtgtaccctgcaaagccaaagATATTTACTGTCTGACTcttcacagaaaatgtttgccaactcTTGGGCTAGAATAAGCAGCCCTTTCCATCCCCAGCATTGGGGTCATGCAGCAGGAGCTTCTGGCAGAGGTTCAGTGGTGTTTGTCCCCTTAGGGCCGCGGAGTGGCAGCTGGACCAGCCATCATGGAGTGGCCGGCTGAGGATCACTGCAAAGGGGCAGATGGCCTACATCAAGCTGGAGGACAGGACCTCAGGTAACCGCAAGGGAGGCCGCACCTAACTGAGGGGCTGCACTCCCACTTTATGAAGGCAGAGGTGGCCTGGTCTGGCCAGGCTGCTCAGGGATCATGGGAACCTGTCCTGAAAATCAGAGACGTGTGTGTACCTTTAAGCTGTACGTTTCCCCCACCTTAGTTGTAGAAAGTACTGTCTCCAGGTGTAAAAACAAGTATTTCATGTCAGACACCAGTTCCTTTTAGGAGTCCTCAGGAAAATGTGGAGGCCAAGAAGAGGAGACCACAGCTTGGTCCTGGTAGGAAGTAGGAAGCCCTGGAAGTGGCCTTGAAGACAGGCGGGTGAGGATGCACAGCCCTCTGCTGCTGGGCTCTGCTTCCTACTGAGGAATTGTTTATCAACGCAGCGGTAACTCCCTCAGCTGACCACACCCATTAACTGAAGAAGCTGGAAACTGTCCTACTCAGCTCTTTCTGTAGTGAGAGGACAAGCCGAGCTGGGTTGTGTTGGGGTCAGGTGGCAGAGATCGTCTTGGGGGAAACTTCAGAAGTGCTGGGCCACCAGTGCATCTGGGTGAGCTGTGGAGGGCAGTGTGCCTGAAATCCCCCGCTGAGACCCCGAGTGGGGTGGGACACAGTGCCTGCTCAGTCAGGTCCACAACATTcggtcatttattttttgtaatgtgTAGAGATTTTCCTTTGTAGAGCAGAAGAAAGTGCAAAAGTTTAGTGACAGAACTGGCTGCCTCTTCTCAGAACTATGTTCTGCCTGAGCTGCTGGACGTGGGGTGAGCGACATGAACTCTGGAGCCTTGGCCTCCTCCGTGTTGAAATGGGGATATTAGTTCCTCCTTCATAAGACTGTTGGAGAATAGGAAGTGAGCGGATATTTCTCTAATTGCTTTATGGACTGCGAGGCAACCAATAGCGTTGATTTGTTCTTCGGGAACTTGGGTATTGGCGGCAGAGGAGTTTGAAGAGGCAGCTGCCATGGCCAGACCAGAGAATTTTAGCTGGAGAATTGCTGGGACACCCTAGGTAGTGTCGTAAGAGAATGGTACCACCTCTTGTTCTCTGGGGAATTTGGTAACTGtgactatttatttaaaaaaaaattttttttttagatggagtcttgcttggtaacccaggcaggagtgcagtggcacgatctcggctcactgcaacctccacctcacgggttcaagcaattctctgcctcagcctcccgagtagctgggattacaggcgcccaccaccacgcccagctaattttttttttgtatttttagtagagacggagtttcaccatattggccaggctgttcttgaactcctgacctcgtgatgcgcccgccttggcctcccaaagtgttgggattacaggtgtgagccactgtgccccggcCAGCTGTGACTTTAACATGACTCCCTAATGTAACAGCCACTGCCTAGGGCTGAGCCTCCCCTGTGGGACCCACCCCAAGGTGTTCTTAGCTCAAAGTCATGGCTGGGTCATGTTAGTCTCTAACTTTCCCATGAGGTAGTGAGCATATCACTCTAGGCCAGGCTTTCTCAGCTTCAGCACTGTTGACACTTGGGGCCAGATGAGTCTTTGTTTTGGGGAGCTGTGGAGCCCAATGAGGATATTTTACAGCATTCTTGGCCTCTGTCTAGCAGATGTCAGTAGCACCCCCCAAGTTGTGACGATCAAAATTATTTctagacattgccagatgtctcTTGGGGACAGGGGAGCAAAATCACACTGATTGAGAATTACTGCTGTAGGCTGAAGGCATCTTGGTGAGGTTGGAACAGAAGGCAGATAAATTGACAAGAAGCTGCAGACTCTAGGGCTGTTGGTTTTGAATCAGTTCAGCCTTGATTACAAAATTACCTCTAGCCccggcgcggtagctcatgcctgtaatcccatcactttaggaggccaagacaggtggatcgcttgagtccaggaattccagagcagcctgggcaatatgacaaaaccctgtctctaataaaaatgcaaaaattagccaggtgtggtagtgtccacctgtaatcccaactacttgggaggctaaggcacaagaatcacttgaaccaaggaggtagaggttgcagtgagctgagattgcaccattgtactctagcatgggtgacagagcaagactgtctcaagaagaaaacagaaagaaaataaaacaggccaggcacggtgactcatccgcctgtaatcccagcactttgggaggccaatgcgggcagatcacttgaggtcgggggttcgagaccagcctgaccaacacggaggaacctcgtctgtactaaaaatacaaaattagccgggcatggtggcacatggttGTAaacacagctacttgggaggttgaggcaggagaattgcttgaacctgggaggcagaggttgcagtgaggcgagattgtgccattgcactccatcctgggcaataagagtgaaactccgccttggaaaaaaaaacaaaaaacaaccaacccaAAAAACAAAGTTATCTCTAAACCACGGGATTCAATAGAAGATATTTGATTAAATACTTAAAgcaccagccaggtgtggtgactcatgcttctaatcccatggcttttggaggccaaggtgggaggatggcttgagaccaggagttagagaccagcctgggcaacatatgaagaccctatctctaacaaAAGAAATggagtgggcatggtggcatgtgcctttattcccagctacgtgagaggctgaagcaggaagattacttgagcccaggagtttgaggctgcggtgagctatgatgcACTGCACACTGCActtcaatctgggcaacagagcccagaccctgtttctttttttttttttgtcaccttggctggagtgcagtggcacaatctcagctcactgcagcctccaactcctggggtcagggatcctcctgcctcagccttccagggaGTTGGAACTAAATGTgtgtgccattatgcctggcttatttttatattttttctagagaccaggtttcaccatcttgctcatgctagtctcaaattcctggactcggccgggcacagtggctcacgcctataatcccagcactttgggaggccgaggtgggtggatcacctgaggtcaggagttcaagaccagcctggccaacatgatgaaacactgtctctactaaaaatacaaaaattagctgggtgtggaggtgcatgcctgtaattccagctgcttgggaggctgaggcaggagaatcacttgaaccagggaggtggaggttgcagtgagccgagatcgcgccactgcactccagcctgggagacagagggagactccatctcaggcaaaaaaaaaaaaaaaaaaaaaaaaaggtataaatcaaattcctgggctcaagtaatgcgccccacctcagcctcccaaagtgctggaaccggccgggcgcggtggctcaaacctgtaatcccagcactttgggaggccgagacgggcggatcacgaggtcaggagatcgagaccatcctggctaacatggtgaaaccccgtctctactaaaaatacaaaaactagccgggcgaggtggtgggcgcctgtagtcccagctactcaggaggctgaggcaggagaatggcgtaaacccgggaggcggagcttgcagtgagctgagatctggccactgcactccagtcccggcgacagagcgagactccgcctgaaaaaaaaaaaaaaaaaaaaagtgctggaaCCACACCCAGTCCatgaccctgtttctaaaaaacaaaacaaaaaatactaaaagcaaCAACAGACATCAGCACATACGAAAAACTGATGCCAGTCATAAATGCTCGTGGAAATTTTATGTTGCGCTGCACCTGTCGAGTGCTGTAGTTGACAAGGTGATGTGTTTCACAGGGGCTCCTTTTAAAGCTAGTCATGCTTGTCCTGTCTCAGATTGAATTAAATCAGCCTGCTTCAGATTCCCTATGGGTGTGAAAACTTCCTCCCTTATTTCCTTGGGGCTCATTGGCCCCTCTTACAGTCCTGCCTCAGGTACTAGGCCTCTTCAGCAGGTGTGATTACCTAGGTCAGGGCTCACCTGTTCTAGGACACTCAGTGTTCAGGTAACATAAGTGGGTAAAGCAGATGGAATGGATGGGCTAGCAGCTCCAGCTGCTCAGGTTGGCTTGGAGGCTCAGCATTAATAGAGCTTAAGTTTAAGAGAGGCCAGGCAGAATACTAAACTTGGCTAGATTTGACCTGTAAGCTATCTCTGACTTAAGCCTTTCCTTGGTTATATTTTCTGTGTCTTCCCTTTAGCAAGAATGGATTTGAATTCCAGAGTAAGATTTGCCGATGTGTCTCAGCTGGCTAGAGATACCTTACAGGAAAAAGGCCCGGTAGTCTGGTAGAAACACCTGGCTGGAAGGGGGCTCAGGGCTCAGTGCTCAACCTAACCTGTGCTTTCAGGGGAGCTGTTTGCTCAGGCCCCGGTGGATCAGTTTCCTGGCACAGCTGTGGAGAGTGTGACGGACTCCAGCAGGTACTTCGTGATCCGCATCGAAGATGGAAATGGTAGGCATGGGTCCCGGTGCTTCCTCGTCTTGGGAAAGGTTTCCTCAGCCTGTGGAAGGTGGGACTGATCACGTGTTGTCCCCCAGGGCGACGGGCGTTTATTGGAATTGGCTTCGGGGACCGAGGTGATGCCTTTGACTTCAATGTTGCATTGCAGGACCATTTCAAGTGAGTGGTTCTGGGAGACACATGCTCTtgcccctcccttctttccctggACAGAAGGATCTCCCAGGTTAGGATACCCAAGTGATTGTGTGTGATTTGTCTGGCAACAGAGACTCAGGAGAACCCAGGCAAGCCACCTCTCTGTCTGCCAGTGCTCATCTCTGCTGTAAAGCCTTGCCCTTTACCTGAGGCTCATCTCTACCATCCCAGTCTTTGGGCCTGTCACCTGTCTTCCCTTACCAGGCTCCTGAGCAGTCAGAGTCCTCATCAGCCTCCTGTGGCCTTTCTGGGCCTGCTCCTCCATGTCATCAGTGGCGCTTGGATTCCCAGGGCACCCAGCAGATGCTCTGATGTCCTTTTCTGAAGCTAAGAGACAGGGCAGGAAGTCCTCCTCCACCATCTGCAGGGCTTGAACTCAGGCTGCCAGTGAGTGGGCTGTGCCCGGCCACTCATGTGGGCGCCTCTGGCTCTTCCCTGACCTGGTGCTGCTGCGTGGTGTGGTATGGAGGGCGGGGGAGCTTTGTGTTGCCCTCTGCTTCTCGGTATCTGTCTTGTCTCCCTGTCTACCTTCTGAGTGTTTGAGGGTGTGTAGAGACTGCATCTTAGTTCTCGTGCCACATGCTGTAGAGGGAAGGGTAGGCTCTCACACGTGTCCTAGAGACAGTGTTAGGACCCTCTACGTAAGTGATCTCACTGAAGTCGTAGCCATCTTGAAGACCTATAGAATTGTGGGCATATTTTGCTGACGAGGAAACCAGTGTACATGCAGCTACTTAAGTGTCAGagcaggatttgaattcaggccTCACTCCCAAGCCTGTACTCTTTCTACCACCCCGTCTCACTGCGAGGCTCAGCCTGGACTGATGGCAGGGCAGCTGGTCTCTTCCTTCCTCACCTTTTTCGTCATGTTCTCTCCCCAGGTGGGTGAAACAGCAGTGTGAATTTGCAAAACAAGCCCAGAACCCAGACCAAGGCCCTAAATTGGACCTGGGCTTCAAGGAGGGCCAGACCATCAAGCTTAACATCGCAGTGAGTTCCACCCTTGCTTGACTATGGTGGCCATGGTCATGTGATACTTGTGGCCACCCAGAGCCCATTGCTCTTCTTACGGTTCAGCTCCTTCAGTTCAGTAGATGTTTAGTGAGCATTTGTCTTGCGCCAGGTCCTGCACCAGGGGTGAACGAGAGACCTCTATTCTTGTGGAACTCAGAGTTGAACTGAGACAGGCAGGTAAAAATGTAATTACAACATGGCAGCAAAGGTTCCATAACTAAGGGATGCCCTGGGTGCCGTGGTCCCCTAGAGGAAACTATGCAGCCCATAGTTTTGGGAACCAAGTAAGGCTTACTGGAAGAAGGGACCTGTAGGCAAGGGAAGAGTGATCAAAGAGGACCAGCAGGTGCAAAGCCTCTGAGCTGAGAAGGAGCATCAGTCATTTGCTGCCAGAAGTGGTGTTTCTGTCCTAGCTATTAGAGTGCGTCAGGAGGGACCCATGTGCTCATCCCAGGCTGTGTCTTGAATGAGGAAGATTTGGGAGAGTTCTGGCAGGAAGGCGTTGAGGTGGACACTGGGAGTCCTGGGCAGTTTCTGCTGATGGTGTTGTCCTGGCTCCTGTGTCTTTGTTCTGAGCTGCTCTACCTCTGGCTTCCCCTGGTCAGTTCCTGTTCATAGGAACAggttgggctgggctgggctgggctgggctgggctgggttggGTTGCCTAAAGTTGACCTTTACCTGGCTGCAAGGGTGGAGAGGGGAGATGAGGTCAGACTCATGATTAGGGGCACCCAAGGACCAAGTggattggtttttgtttttgccaggAGTACTGTGTTGAGATGGATTTGTTTTTTGAAGAAGCTTTGTAACGCTAAAATAATgcttttcctctttacttaccgtctctttctcctcttttctgctTCGTGCTGGTGATTATTTGGGATCCTTGAAGTTGGCTAGCTGGCCCTTAAGAGAGAAATGCAAGTCCAATCCAGTGGACTGGTTGGGATGTGATTCTTTCTCTCGCTTGGAGGAAACTAACATTTAATGAGCACCAGCTGTGGGCCaggtagtgtttttttttttttttttttttttttttttttttttaggcgttTCTCATGTGAATTAAACATCTCCCTTTCCTCCATGAGATGAGGAGGCTTAGGGAGGGTTggggacttgcccagggtcacagagctaGAAATAACTGGCATAGCTGTACTCACACTGAGGTCTTTGAGGTCTTTTGACTTCAGGGCTGGACTTACTATTTTATTAAGCTGCTGCTTTCCTTACAAGTAGGGAACACATTATCTTCATCTGTGTGATTTGTGCTGGTTTCTGGCTCATGCTTGGtgctcagttttgtttttttttttttttaaagtattttcttgaAGTATAATATGCATGTAAAAAAGTGTACAAATCATAAGTGCAGAACTTAGTGAAAGTTTAAAAACCTAATTtataggccaggagtggtggctcctgcctgtaatcccagcactttgggaggccgaggcatgcggatcacctgaggtcgggagttcaagacaacccttaccaacatggagaaaccccgtctctactaaaaatacaaaattagccgggcatggtggtgcatgcctgtaaccccagctactcgggaggctgaggcaggagaattgcttgaacccgggaggcggaggttgtggtgagccgagatcaagccattgtactccagcctgggcaacaaaagcaaaactctggatcaaaaaaacaaaacaaaacaacccaatttaTAAACTTGCACCTCGCTCAAGATGCAAAAGATAGTCAGCACTCTGGAAACAcctctcctggcccctcccagTAACTACCCTGAGTAACCCTCTACTGACTTCACATACcgtaggttttgtttgttcttaaCTTTCCTAAGTTGAATCATACACCTAATCCTGTTTTAggatgatttatttcttttactcAATGTAGTTTTTGTGAGAGTCATCCATGGTGTTGTGTGTAGTTTGTTCATTCTCACTGTTGTGGCATGTACCATTGTGAGAATTCACccaatttatttatgttttactgatgatggacatttgggtagtttccagtttggggcgATTACAAATAGCGCTGCTGTAGATGTTTGAGTTCATGTCTTTCGGTGCATATGTGTATGATTTCTGTTGGtttatatctaggagtggaattgcggAGTCCTAAGTTTAAGTTCTTATGTTGAGCTTTATAGACCCTTTCAAGTAATTTTTCAAAGTAGTTTTACCAGTTTATACTTCGATCAGCAGCACATGAATGGTTACTCCATGTCATAGTCAATACttgataatttacattttagccattctggtgagtGTGTAATGGTTTATCATTATAgctttgatctgcatttccctgatgaatgAAGTGGGGTGCTGGGTTTTAAAATGGACCTTATTTGTGATAGATTCAGAATGATGATGCACTAAGTGTAGCTCATAACAATGGAGGTGCTAGGTAGGACCATCTTTTGGTTACACAGATGTTAGGGCTCTGGGGTCACCTTGGCCCTCCTCGTGGGGTTTTCTGGTAGCACTGGGACTCCAGCAGAACTGGCTGATTTGCATTCCTCTTCCCTGTTTAGAAcatgaagaagaaggaaggagcagCCGGGAATCCCCGAGCCCGGCCTGCCAGCACAGGAGGGCTGAGCctgcttccccctcccccaggggGCAAAACCTCCACCCTGATCCCTCCCCCTGGGGAGCAGTTGGCTGTGGGGGGATCCCTCGCCCAGCCAGCAGTTGCTCCCAGTTCAGGTTAGTGCTCAGTGGGCAACTGCTGGATCGGTACCTGTGGGCTCCTCTTCTCACTGGCAGCCGGGCCCCATGGTTTTCCCCCCGTCACACACATGGATTGGTAATGTAGTACCTGTCTGTGTCAAAGAAGAAAGGCGGGCACCCAAAGCTGATTCTGCACACGCTGGGTAAGGGGCTTCTTCTAGTTGGCCTTTAGGGCGTCTGCCTTCTGAGAGGCCGGTACTGGGATTTGTTTGTTACTGTGAAATCATCAACATGTCAGTTCCTGGTTCCCAGTGTGTGCTCAGTGGGTACTGAGTGAGTGGGTAATGGAGACACCGTCTCTGCTCATGTGTAGTGTGAGATGAGTCACAGCACAGAGACCAAATGTGTAGGCCTAGACCCACCATCAGCTGGTGTGATCTGGGGAGGTTTCATGAAAGAGGTGACATTGATCTGGACCTTGAAGGTCTAGAGTGGGAGTGGttggcattccaggcagagagaatatGAATGAGGCCCAGACTTTTAGATACCTGGTGTATTTAGGGAGATGGGTACAGCATAAGGTGTGCCAAGGTGAGTGGTGGGAAATGAGATTTCGTTTGGAGTGAGCACCTTGGGGTGGGAAGCTGAGAGCATTTGCCCCAGCAGCTTGTCCTGAGGAGCCCTTAGGAGACGCTGGGATTCTGGAAGCGAGTGTCTAGTGTCAGCCTCTGACCACACTGGGGTGCCAGCCCTTTGCCTCTacctccccaccctgcccagcccagcttGATGCTCCTGGCCTTCCCCGGCCTGGGCGATTGTTACCAGCCTGCCTTCTGCCCACAGctctcctcagcttgcaggcaGGAAGCCTTCCTAAGTGTCCCCAACATCAGCTGCCCTATCTGGAGGTCAAGCTTCCGGCTTCAGCCCTGTGGGGAATACTCTAACCTGGAGAGTGGCAGAAGGGGCAGTCAGAGAGCCCCTGCCTGGTACCGGGAACTGTTCTTTAAGCGTTATTTCTCAGAGTGGGGTCATAGGACCACTTGCCTTGGCATCGCTGGGGGATAGAGGCAGGAATCTGCattcttatgtctatttttcttttcttttttcttttttttttgagacggagtctttttgctcttgttgcctaggctggagtgcaatggcatgatctcggctcaccgcaacctctgcctcctgggttcaagtgattctcctgcctcagcctctcgagtagttgggattacaggcatgcgcgtgccctccacacccagctaattttgtatttttagtagagacggggtttctccatgttggtcagactggtcttgaactgccgacctcaggtgatccgcccgccttggcctcccaaagtgccaggattacaggcgtgagccactttgtCTAGGCCTTATGTCTATTCATGTTTGTGTGTTGACTAAAGTCTGAGAGCTACTACCTTAGGCCTTCCCTTGGTtgctggttatttatttatttatttatttatttatttatttatttatttgagatggagtcttgctctgtcacccaggctggagagtagtggcatattctcggctcaccacaacctccgactcctggggtcaagcgattctcctgcttcagcctcccgagtagctgagattacaggcatgcaccaccacgcccacctaagttttgtatttttagtagaggcagggtttcaccatgttggccaggatggtctcgatctcctgacctcgtgatctgcctgcctcagcctcccaaagtgctgggattacaggcgtgagccaccacacctggccttgctGATTCATTTTTAacagcattttaattttaatatggtGTGCTTGCTGTGTGCTGGGTAGAGTTCTAGGCACTGGCAGGCATAGCATCAAGTTTTAGTTCTCAAGGGCTTGTGTTCTGGTGTCTGAGACAGGCAGTTAGCATGTCTACAAACAAAATGGTGTCAGATAATAAATCATAAATAGCAACATTTATGA from Rhinopithecus roxellana isolate Shanxi Qingling chromosome 12, ASM756505v1, whole genome shotgun sequence encodes:
- the NECAP2 gene encoding adaptin ear-binding coat-associated protein 2 isoform X1 codes for the protein MEESVYESVLCVKPDVHVYRIPPRATNRGYRAAEWQLDQPSWSGRLRITAKGQMAYIKLEDRTSGELFAQAPVDQFPGTAVESVTDSSRYFVIRIEDGNGRRAFIGIGFGDRGDAFDFNVALQDHFKWVKQQCEFAKQAQNPDQGPKLDLGFKEGQTIKLNIANMKKKEGAAGNPRARPASTGGLSLLPPPPGGKTSTLIPPPGEQLAVGGSLAQPAVAPSSGQLPARPSPARAGSSSDLSTIFPHVTSGKELPRLGQRKEDEALLSWPVFGA
- the NECAP2 gene encoding adaptin ear-binding coat-associated protein 2 isoform X3 produces the protein MEESVYESVLCVKPDVHVYRIPPRATNRGYRAAEWQLDQPSWSGRLRITAKGQMAYIKLEDRTSGELFAQAPVDQFPGTAVESVTDSSRYFVIRIEDGNGRRAFIGIGFGDRGDAFDFNVALQDHFKWVKQQCEFAKQAQNPDQGPKLDLGFKEGQTIKLNIANMKKKEGAAGNPRARPASTGGLSLLPPPPGGKTSTLIPPPGEQLAVGGSLAQPAVAPSSGGAPVPWPQPKPATADIWGDFTKSTGSTSSQTQPGTGWVQF
- the NECAP2 gene encoding adaptin ear-binding coat-associated protein 2 isoform X2, producing MEESVYESVLCVKPDVHVYRIPPRATNRGYRAAEWQLDQPSWSGRLRITAKGQMAYIKLEDRTSGELFAQAPVDQFPGTAVESVTDSSRYFVIRIEDGNGRRAFIGIGFGDRGDAFDFNVALQDHFKWVKQQCEFAKQAQNPDQGPKLDLGFKEGQTIKLNIANMKKKEGAAGNPRARPASTGGLSLLPPPPGGKTSTLIPPPGEQLAVGGSLAQPAVAPSSVGGAPVPWPQPKPATADIWGDFTKSTGSTSSQTQPGTGWVQF
- the NECAP2 gene encoding adaptin ear-binding coat-associated protein 2 isoform X4, whose amino-acid sequence is MEESVYESVLCVKPDVHVYRIPPRATNRGYRAAEWQLDQPSWSGRLRITAKGQMAYIKLEDRTSGELFAQAPVDQFPGTAVESVTDSSRYFVIRIEDGNGRRAFIGIGFGDRGDAFDFNVALQDHFKWVKQQCEFAKQAQNPDQGPKLDLGFKEGQTIKLNIAEVLLYPGHSPSLPPLTSGETLPNLQGQLPARPSPARAGSSSDLSTIFPHVTSGKELPRLGQRKEDEALLSWPVFGA
- the NECAP2 gene encoding adaptin ear-binding coat-associated protein 2 isoform X5, yielding MEESVYESVLCVKPDVHVYRIPPRATNRGYRAAEWQLDQPSWSGRLRITAKGQMAYIKLEDRTSGELFAQAPVDQFPGTAVESVTDSSRYFVIRIEDGNGRRAFIGIGFGDRGDAFDFNVALQDHFKWVKQQCEFAKQAQNPDQGPKLDLGFKEGQTIKLNIAVNFQPDPARHGLGPVLT